One window of the Hoplias malabaricus isolate fHopMal1 chromosome Y, fHopMal1.hap1, whole genome shotgun sequence genome contains the following:
- the LOC136678242 gene encoding survival motor neuron protein 1-like: MANGTNEVVFCRGTGQSDDSDIWDDTALIKAYDKAVASFKNALKGEEDMAPPKKEKPGNKRKNNKKNKCRKRCNTSPDREWKVGDSCYAYWSEDGNLYAATISSIELDKGTCVVFYTEYGNEEEQNLNDLLSDLEDLDEEVKKTDVKESTTEESDTSSAPHQSHQQKQKPKGKAPMGPPPMWGPGFPPGPPSGPHFRMSDRRRDPGPAFPGWPPMIPPGPPMIPPPPPVSPDMLEDDEALGSMLISWYMSGYHTGYYLGLKQGRKEAAAKKPYHK; this comes from the exons ATGGCAAATGGAACGAATGAAGTGGTGTTTTGTCGCGGAACCGGACAA AGTGACGATTCAGACATTTGGGATGACACTGCATTGATAAAAGCCTATGATAAAGCGGTTGCATCCTTCAAG AACGCACTGAAAGGGGAGGAGGATATGGCTCCACCTAAGAAAGAGAAGCCTGGCAATAAAcgaaaaaataacaaaaagaacaaaTGTAGAAAGAGATGTAACACATCCCCTGACAGAGAG TGGAAAGTTGGGGATTCCTGTTATGCCTATTGGTCTGAGGACGGAAATCTTTATGCTGCTACTATCTCCTCAATCGAGCTGGATAAGGGCACCTGCGTTGTGTTTTACACAGAATATGGAAACGAGGAGGAGCAGAACCTCAACGATCTTCTATCAGATCTCGAAGATTTGGACGAGGAAGTGAAAAAAACAGAT GTTAAAGAGTCTACAACTGAGGAGAGTGATACATCATCTGCTCCCCACCAGTCCCatcaacagaaacagaaacctAAAGGCAAAGCTCCAATGGGACCTCCTCCCATGTGGGGTCCTGGCTTTCCCCCTGGCCCCCCCTCTGGACCTCACTTCAGAATG TCTGACAGAAGAAGAGACCCTGGACCTGCCTTCCCTGGCTGGCCCCCAATGATTCCTCCTGGACCACCG ATGATCCCACCGCCGCCACCAGTGAGTCCAGATATGTTGGAGGATGATGAGGCCTTAGGCAGCATGCTGATATCATGGTACATGAGTGGTTACCACACTGGATATTACTTG GGCTTGAAACAAGGTCGCAAAGAGGCTGCTGCAAAGAAGCCTTATCACAAATGA
- the LOC136678177 gene encoding intraflagellar transport protein 25 homolog has product MINTALNAFGAQVVLASSNDEAHPPENITDGKTETFWLSTGMFPQEFIIRFPDNMKVSLISVHSFNVKGLRIEKNTLEVAEKFEVVAEKEFEQTENSLQTNDIPLDGSTATHLRFLITSGYDHFVSVHKVGVQA; this is encoded by the exons ATGATAAACACCGCTTTAAACGCGTTCGGGGCCCAAGTCGTGTTGGCTTCGTCTAACGATGAAGCTCACCCTCCGGAAAACATCACTGACGG AAAGACTGAGACATTCTGGCTCTCCACGGGTATGTTTCCTCAGGAGTTCATCATCCGATTCCCTGATAACATGAAAGTATCACTAATCTCTGTTCACAGTTTTAATG taaaaggtTTACGGATAGAGAAGAACACCCTGGAAGTGGCTGAAAAGTTTGAAGTTGTGGCAGAAAAAG AATTTGAACAGACCGAGAACAGTCTACAAACCAACGACATACCA CTTGACGGTTCCACTGCAACACACCTGCGGTTCCTCATTACCTCTGGATATGACCATTTTGTCTCTGTGCACAAAGTGGGTGTGCAGGCCTGA
- the LOC136678176 gene encoding methylcrotonoyl-CoA carboxylase beta chain, mitochondrial-like, protein MLLQLTQMLTLRPAVSFLRSRSAVLRLYHADKVSSVGSQADLQSPVYQENYERMQALVKELKERAEKIKLGGGERARKLHTSRGKLLPRERIDKLLDPGSPFLELSQFAAYQLYGNEEVPAGGIITGIGRVSGVECVIVANDATVKGGTYYPITVKKHLRAQEIAQQNHLPCIYLVDSGGANLPRQADVFPDKDHFGRIFFNQARLSSEGIAQIAVVMGSCTAGGAYVPAMADESIIVRKQGTIFLGGPPLVKAATGEEVSAEDLGGADLHCRKSGVTDHYALDDNHALHLARKAVRNLNYRKKLDVTVEPPEAPLFPADELYGIVGENLKRNFDVKEVIARIVDGSKFDEFKAFYGDTLVTGFSRIFGYPVGIIGNNGVLFSESAKKATHFIELCSQRNIPLIFLQNITGFMVGREYEAGGIAKDGAKMVTAVACANVPKITVIIGGSYGAGNYGMCGRAYSPRFLFMWPNARISVMGGEQAANVLATVAKDQKAREGKEFTAEQEAALKEPIIKRFEEEGSPYYSSARLWDDGIIDPADTRLVLGLSLSTALNAPTKKTHFGVFRM, encoded by the exons ATGCTGCTGCAGTTAACACAAATGCTGACTCTAAGACCTGCGGTGTCCTTCCTCCGGAGCAGGAGCGCTGTTCTGAGGCTGTACCATGCTGATAAAGTGTCCTCTGTCGGCTCACAGGCGGATCTACAGTCCCCGGTTTATCAG GAGAACTATGAACGAATGCAAGCTCTAGTGAAGGAGCTGAAGGAGAGAGCAGAAAAAATCAAACTTG GCGGAGGAGAAAGAGCAAGGAAACTACACACATCCAGAGGAAAACTCTTGCCCCGGGAACGAATTGATAAATTGCTAGACCCAGG TTCTCCATTTCTGGAGCTGTCCCAGTTTGCTGCTTACCAGTTATATGGCAATGAGGAGGTCCCTGCTGGAGGCATCATCACTGGCATTGGCAGAGTGTCTGG GGTGGAATGTGTTATTGTTGCAAATGATGCGACTGTTAAAGGAGGAACTTACTATCCCATTACTGTAAAGAAGCACCTTCGTGCTCAAGAAATTGCACAGCAGAACCACTTGCCATGCATTTACCTGG TGGATTCTGGAGGGGCCAACTTGCCGAGGCAGGCTGACGTGTTCCCTGACAAAGATCACTTTGGACGCATTTTCTTCAACCAGGCACGTCTGTCCTCTGAGGGCATTGCGCAG ATTGCTGTAGTGATGGGATCTTGTACAGCAGGAGGTGCCTATGTCCCTGCCATGGCAGATGAGAGCATCATTGTGCGCAAACAAGGGACCATTTTCCTCGGTGGACCCCCACTG GTCAAAGCTGCTACAGGGGAAGAGGTGTCTGCTGAAGACCTTGGGGGTGCAGACCTTCACTGCAg AAAATCTGGAGTAACTGATCACTATGCCTTAGACGACAACCATGCTCTTCATCTGGCAAGAAAAGCAGTGCGAAATTTGAACTACAGGAAGAAATTAGAT GTTACTGTTGAACCTCCGGAGGCTCCCTTGTTCCCAGCCGATGAGCTCTATGGCATTGTGGGCGAAAACCTGAAACGGAATTTTGATGTAAAAGAG GTGATTGCTCGCATTGTGGATGGCAGTAAATTTGATGAATTCAAGGCATTCTATGGAGACACACTTGTTACAG GTTTCTCACGGATATTTGGTTATCCCGTGGGAATCATTGGCAATAATGGAGTCCTGTTCTCAGAATCAGCAAAGAAA GCAACTCATTTTATTGAGTTGTGCTCTCAGAGAAACATTCCACTGATCTTCCTGCAGAACATCACAG GATTTATGGTGGGGAGAGAGTATGAGGCTGGAGGCATTGCTAAAGATGGTGCCAAGATGGTGACTGCTGTGGCCTGTGCCAATGTGCCTAAGATCACTGTAATAATCGGAGGATCCTATGGCGCAGGAAACTATGGAATGTGTGGTAGAGCCTACAG TCCCCGATTCCTGTTTATGTGGCCAAATGCACGTATCTCTGTGATGGGAGGAGAGCAAGCAGCAAATGTTCTGGCCACTGTCGCTAAAGACCAGAAAGCCAGGGAAGGGAAAGAG TTCACAGCAGAACAGGAGGCAGCTTTGAAGGAGCCGATTATTAAACGGTTTGAGGAAGAAGGAAGCCCATACTACTCCAGTGCCAG ACTGTGGGATGATGGAATTATCGACCCTGCAGACACTCGCCTGGTCCTGGGTCTCAGCTTAAGCACCGCTCTCAATGCTCCCACAAAAAAGACTCACTTTGGTGTCTTTAGAATGTGA